In Pseudomonadota bacterium, the following are encoded in one genomic region:
- the glnE gene encoding bifunctional [glutamate--ammonia ligase]-adenylyl-L-tyrosine phosphorylase/[glutamate--ammonia-ligase] adenylyltransferase, with translation MVQRLFRKDVVGPWSMDALPVSPLSSTPIPAPLAERGERVVAALVARGELADDEAAAELRVQLRHLAACSEFASQALLSTPGLLSALLDGALNVARTAADYQALVDEAMRRAGTDLASAKSALRRLRRREMVRIAWRDLLHLEPCVHATLRELSAFADSVVGAAVAHSHAAWVSRHGEPLDQRGRAQRLVTVALGKLGGGELNFSSDIDVYFVFGEEGETRGVDARGRRRLDNGQFFTKVAQQAIDLLHSVTGEGFVFRVDTRLRPFGASGPLAMSLDGLEAYYQTQGRDWERYALVKARVLTGDSADRREVASLIRSFVYRRYLDYGVLASLRELKRAIATDAARRGRQHCLKRGVGGIREIEFIVQSIQLVRGGQDLRLQGQSLMSALAALADRGLISAQEHAFLAQAYGDLRVLENRLQMIADLQTHTLPEDTATRQRLVLALGRRDWSKLQADLATLRERVQTLFSRVLAMDSDDASPVDVHALWTPDADRGELVCSLAEHGFGAADAVASRLLALRAGAFYGRLSARSQARLDRLVPRLIHAVASVDRPTETLERALDVVRCIAGRGTYTQLLIDHPAALDLLLTLCQAGRGISDYIVRNPIVIDDVLADNTLREPIERDALLADLTERIAAVPVGDLEQRMDRLRQVRHSVTARVAIADVLGALTVGEVSTQLSLLAEVVLQVSTDCVWQALVARHGQPRCGDSDPRRSPGITVIAFGTLGGLELGYGSDLDLVFLHDSAGSNQRTDGPQPLDNARFYARFVQRLSHFLTALTPAGVLYQTDHRLRPDGRAGQLVSSFDAFDRYQHAKARTWEHQALIRARAVVGGEDDRARFERLRRAVLCRPRDSDTVRAEVLDMRARMVAELVRTAPGRVDLKQGEGGIADIEFMVQYAVLSAASETPSLVDTTDTVRLLDGLTACGVLTHRTATELSDAYLYFRETAHRLSLEGGSPLAMRTDTLDAHRARVSAIWEQLMMASDVHRG, from the coding sequence ATGGTACAACGGCTGTTCCGCAAAGACGTGGTGGGCCCGTGGTCGATGGACGCCTTGCCCGTGTCACCCCTGAGCAGCACCCCCATACCGGCGCCGTTGGCGGAGCGGGGCGAGCGCGTGGTGGCGGCGCTGGTAGCGCGGGGCGAGCTGGCGGACGACGAGGCTGCAGCGGAGCTCCGAGTGCAGCTGCGGCACCTTGCTGCCTGCAGCGAATTTGCCTCGCAGGCCCTGCTCAGCACCCCGGGGCTGCTGTCCGCGTTGCTCGACGGGGCGCTCAACGTCGCGCGAACAGCCGCGGACTACCAGGCGCTGGTCGACGAGGCGATGCGGCGAGCGGGCACCGACCTCGCGTCGGCGAAGTCGGCGCTGCGGCGACTGCGGCGCCGCGAGATGGTGCGCATCGCCTGGCGCGACCTGCTGCATCTCGAGCCCTGCGTGCACGCGACGCTGCGCGAATTGTCGGCGTTTGCGGACAGTGTGGTCGGGGCGGCGGTGGCGCACAGCCACGCCGCGTGGGTCTCGCGCCACGGTGAACCGCTCGACCAGCGGGGCCGCGCGCAACGGCTGGTCACGGTGGCCCTTGGCAAACTCGGTGGCGGGGAGCTGAATTTCTCCTCCGACATCGACGTGTATTTCGTGTTTGGCGAGGAGGGTGAAACCCGTGGCGTGGACGCGCGCGGGCGACGACGGCTGGACAACGGCCAGTTCTTCACCAAGGTGGCACAACAGGCGATCGACCTGTTGCATTCAGTGACTGGCGAGGGTTTCGTCTTCCGAGTGGACACGCGCTTGCGTCCTTTTGGCGCCAGCGGACCGCTGGCCATGAGCCTCGATGGCCTCGAGGCCTACTACCAGACCCAGGGCCGCGACTGGGAGCGCTATGCCCTGGTCAAAGCGCGCGTGTTGACGGGCGACAGCGCCGACCGGCGTGAGGTGGCGTCACTGATCCGGTCATTCGTCTACCGCCGCTACCTCGATTACGGCGTGCTTGCGTCGTTGCGTGAACTCAAACGCGCCATTGCCACGGACGCGGCGCGCCGGGGGCGGCAGCACTGCCTGAAACGGGGGGTGGGTGGCATCCGTGAAATCGAGTTCATCGTCCAGAGCATCCAATTGGTGCGCGGCGGTCAGGACCTGCGGCTGCAAGGCCAGTCGTTGATGTCGGCGTTGGCCGCTCTGGCGGACCGGGGCCTGATCTCTGCGCAAGAACACGCGTTTCTGGCGCAGGCTTACGGCGACTTGCGCGTGCTCGAGAACCGCCTGCAAATGATCGCCGATCTACAGACGCACACACTGCCGGAGGACACCGCGACACGACAACGCCTGGTCCTGGCGCTGGGCCGGCGCGACTGGTCCAAGCTGCAGGCCGACCTCGCCACCTTGCGCGAGCGCGTGCAGACGCTGTTCAGCAGGGTGTTGGCCATGGACTCGGACGACGCGTCGCCCGTCGACGTGCACGCCCTCTGGACGCCCGACGCCGATCGTGGCGAGCTCGTGTGCAGCCTGGCTGAACACGGCTTCGGTGCGGCCGACGCCGTGGCGTCACGCCTGTTGGCGTTGCGCGCCGGCGCGTTCTACGGTCGGCTCTCGGCGCGGAGTCAGGCGCGGCTCGATCGCCTGGTGCCACGCTTGATTCATGCGGTGGCCTCCGTCGACAGACCGACTGAAACCCTCGAGCGCGCGCTGGACGTGGTGCGGTGTATCGCCGGGCGGGGTACCTACACACAGCTGCTCATCGACCACCCGGCGGCACTCGACCTGCTCCTGACACTCTGCCAGGCCGGCCGCGGGATCAGTGACTACATCGTTCGGAACCCGATCGTGATCGACGATGTGCTGGCTGACAACACGCTGCGCGAGCCGATCGAGCGCGATGCGCTGCTGGCCGACCTCACCGAACGTATCGCCGCCGTGCCCGTCGGTGACCTCGAACAGCGCATGGATCGGCTCCGGCAGGTGCGTCACAGCGTCACCGCGCGCGTGGCAATCGCCGACGTACTCGGCGCGCTCACGGTCGGTGAAGTGTCGACGCAACTCAGTCTGCTCGCCGAGGTGGTGCTCCAGGTATCGACCGACTGTGTGTGGCAGGCCCTGGTTGCGCGACACGGCCAGCCGCGGTGCGGGGACAGCGACCCGAGGCGATCCCCCGGTATCACGGTGATCGCCTTCGGCACATTGGGCGGCCTCGAGCTCGGATACGGGTCGGACCTGGATCTGGTGTTCCTGCACGATTCGGCCGGCTCGAACCAGCGCACGGACGGTCCCCAGCCACTCGACAACGCCCGGTTCTACGCGCGCTTCGTGCAACGCTTGAGCCACTTCCTCACGGCGCTGACACCCGCGGGTGTGCTGTACCAGACCGACCACCGGCTCAGACCCGATGGGCGCGCCGGCCAGTTGGTCAGCAGCTTCGACGCGTTCGACCGGTACCAGCACGCCAAGGCCCGGACCTGGGAGCACCAGGCGCTGATCCGTGCCCGCGCAGTCGTCGGCGGTGAGGATGATCGCGCGCGCTTCGAGCGCCTCAGGCGGGCTGTGCTGTGTCGCCCGCGCGACAGCGACACAGTGCGTGCTGAGGTGCTCGACATGCGGGCGCGCATGGTCGCCGAACTCGTGCGCACGGCCCCCGGTCGGGTCGACCTCAAGCAGGGCGAGGGCGGTATCGCCGATATCGAGTTTATGGTTCAATACGCGGTTCTGAGCGCAGCGTCTGAGACGCCGAGCCTGGTGGACACCACCGACACCGTGCGGCTGTTGGACGGCCTGACGGCGTGTGGTGTGCTGACGCATCGGACCGCGACAGAACTCTCGGACGCGTACCTGTACTTTCGCGAAACCGCCCACCGACTCAGTCTGGAGGGTGGTTCGCCGCTGGCGATGCGAACCGATACCCTGGATGCACACAGAGCGCGCGTTAGCGCGATCTGGGAACAACTCATGATGGCTTCGGACGTACACCGTGGCTGA
- a CDS encoding branched-chain amino acid transaminase, translating into MSFADRDGLIWFDGEMVPWREAKVHVLTHTLHYGLGVFEGVRAYDTDSGPAIFRLHDHTQRLLDSAKILRMNMPYDAAELDAAQVRVIAENNLGACYLRPMAFYGSEGMGLRADNLSTHVIIAAWPWGAYLGDDGMTKGIRIRCSSHTRHHVNIGMTRAKANGQYINSMLALQEALTDGYDEALMLDVDGYVSEGSGENFFLVKDGVVYTPQLTSALNGITRRTIMRFCADLGIELVERNITRDDVYIADECFFTGTAAEVTPIREVDNRAIGAGGRGPVTERLQTLYFDAVSGRAERYRDWLTPVAS; encoded by the coding sequence ATGTCTTTTGCTGATCGCGATGGCCTGATCTGGTTCGACGGTGAAATGGTGCCCTGGCGGGAAGCGAAGGTGCACGTGTTGACGCACACCTTGCATTACGGACTCGGTGTGTTCGAGGGCGTGCGTGCCTACGACACCGATTCCGGGCCTGCGATATTCCGACTGCACGACCACACCCAGCGTCTGCTGGACTCGGCCAAAATCCTGCGCATGAACATGCCCTACGACGCCGCGGAGCTCGACGCCGCGCAAGTGCGCGTGATCGCGGAGAACAACCTTGGCGCGTGCTACCTGCGTCCCATGGCGTTCTACGGATCAGAGGGCATGGGCTTGCGGGCGGACAACCTCAGCACCCACGTGATCATCGCGGCCTGGCCCTGGGGGGCCTACCTCGGTGACGATGGCATGACCAAGGGCATCCGCATCCGCTGTTCGTCGCACACGCGCCACCATGTGAACATCGGCATGACCCGCGCCAAGGCAAACGGTCAGTACATCAACTCGATGCTCGCGCTGCAGGAAGCGCTCACCGACGGGTACGACGAAGCCCTGATGCTCGATGTCGACGGATACGTGTCCGAGGGCAGCGGCGAGAACTTTTTCCTGGTCAAGGATGGCGTCGTCTACACGCCGCAGCTCACCTCGGCGCTCAACGGCATCACGCGTCGCACGATCATGCGCTTCTGCGCAGACCTTGGCATCGAGCTGGTTGAGCGCAACATCACCCGCGACGATGTCTACATCGCCGACGAGTGTTTCTTCACTGGCACCGCAGCGGAAGTGACGCCCATCCGCGAAGTCGACAACCGCGCCATTGGTGCGGGCGGACGCGGACCGGTCACCGAGCGTTTGCAGACGCTCTACTTCGACGCAGTCAGCGGTCGCGCCGAGCGCTACCGTGACTGGCTGACGCCGGTCGCGTCCTAG
- a CDS encoding carbon storage regulator, translating into MLIFKRRVGETFTVGDNVTVTVVEVQNGRVRFAISAPDHTPVHREELLSHRAPEGAPHEKGSDA; encoded by the coding sequence ATGCTCATTTTCAAGAGACGGGTGGGCGAAACCTTCACGGTGGGAGACAACGTCACGGTGACCGTCGTCGAGGTGCAGAACGGCCGCGTGCGGTTTGCCATCAGCGCGCCAGACCACACCCCGGTGCACCGCGAAGAGCTGCTGTCGCACCGCGCACCAGAGGGCGCGCCACACGAAAAAGGCAGCGACGCCTGA
- the paaE gene encoding 1,2-phenylacetyl-CoA epoxidase subunit PaaE encodes MSGFHTLTVDKVQRETPDAVCVSLVVPDALRNTFAFQPGQYITLRAVLEGEDVRRPYSICSTPADRLLSVGIKAVPGGRFSTYANTVLQAGDALEVMQPFGHFGFNPDASRARHYALFAAGSGITPVLSIAASVLAIEPDSRVSLFYGNRDTTSVMFRDALNDLKNRHLERFDVMHFLSREPQDVALHAGRLDGDKLRDVIDSGYLDPAQVHSAYLCGPGAFISGLETALADAGLTPDHIHHERFTTDSQEADGDPADAPTPRGADVQQGCEVTVHLDGASRVFSLEASDASVLDAARRNGIELPWSCNGGMCCTCRCKQLGGDASMRVNYSLEPWEVEAGFVLACQLEPTSNRLELDFDAT; translated from the coding sequence ATGTCAGGTTTTCATACCCTCACAGTCGACAAGGTGCAGCGCGAGACACCCGACGCCGTGTGCGTGAGTCTGGTCGTGCCGGACGCACTGCGAAATACATTCGCCTTTCAGCCCGGTCAATACATCACGCTGCGAGCGGTGCTCGAGGGCGAGGACGTGCGACGCCCGTACTCGATCTGCTCCACACCGGCTGACCGACTGTTGTCCGTCGGCATCAAGGCGGTTCCAGGCGGGCGATTTTCGACCTACGCCAACACCGTGTTGCAAGCGGGCGATGCGCTGGAAGTGATGCAGCCGTTCGGTCATTTCGGTTTCAATCCGGACGCTTCCCGTGCGCGCCACTACGCGTTGTTTGCCGCCGGCTCCGGCATCACACCCGTGCTCTCGATCGCGGCCAGTGTGTTGGCGATCGAACCCGACAGCCGTGTGTCGCTGTTTTACGGCAACCGTGACACCACCTCGGTGATGTTCAGAGACGCGCTGAACGACCTCAAGAACCGCCACCTTGAACGCTTTGATGTCATGCACTTCCTCTCGCGTGAACCCCAGGATGTGGCACTGCACGCCGGTCGTCTCGACGGCGACAAATTGCGCGACGTCATCGACAGCGGTTACCTCGATCCGGCCCAGGTGCACAGCGCGTACCTGTGCGGTCCGGGTGCGTTCATCAGCGGCCTGGAGACCGCGCTTGCCGACGCCGGTCTGACCCCCGATCACATTCACCACGAGCGGTTCACGACCGACAGCCAGGAGGCCGATGGCGACCCGGCCGACGCGCCGACACCGCGCGGTGCAGACGTTCAACAGGGCTGCGAAGTCACCGTGCACCTCGACGGCGCGAGTCGGGTATTCTCGCTCGAGGCCTCCGACGCGAGCGTGCTCGATGCCGCCCGCCGCAACGGTATCGAGTTGCCCTGGTCTTGCAACGGTGGCATGTGTTGCACCTGCCGTTGCAAGCAACTCGGCGGCGACGCCAGCATGCGGGTGAACTACTCGCTCGAGCCGTGGGAAGTGGAAGCCGGCTTTGTGCTCGCGTGCCAACTCGAACCCACGTCCAACCGGCTCGAACTCGATTTCGATGCGACCTGA
- the paaD gene encoding 1,2-phenylacetyl-CoA epoxidase subunit PaaD: MNVASFDSAARQREAWAVAAAVPDPEVPCVTVADLGILRAVRVEADGAVVATVTPTYSGCPATAMIEAMVASALRKAGYRARVVTQLSPAWTTDWISDAGREKLRAYGIAPPVVRTPDPDALFDQPEVACPRCASVDTEQLAAFGSTPCKAQYRCRRCHEPFDYFKCHRQFG, encoded by the coding sequence GTGAACGTCGCCTCTTTCGACAGCGCCGCCCGCCAACGCGAGGCCTGGGCCGTGGCCGCAGCGGTACCCGACCCGGAAGTGCCCTGTGTCACGGTAGCCGACCTTGGCATACTGCGCGCGGTGCGCGTGGAGGCCGATGGCGCTGTGGTCGCGACCGTTACACCCACCTACTCCGGTTGCCCCGCCACCGCGATGATCGAGGCGATGGTCGCGAGCGCGTTGCGCAAAGCCGGCTACCGGGCTCGCGTCGTCACGCAACTCAGTCCAGCCTGGACCACCGACTGGATCAGCGACGCGGGCCGAGAAAAATTGCGTGCCTATGGCATCGCGCCGCCGGTGGTCCGCACACCCGACCCGGACGCGCTGTTCGATCAGCCCGAGGTCGCATGTCCACGGTGCGCCAGCGTTGACACCGAACAGCTCGCCGCATTCGGCTCGACGCCGTGCAAAGCGCAGTACCGGTGCCGTCGGTGCCACGAACCCTTTGACTATTTCAAGTGCCACCGCCAGTTCGGCTGA
- the paaC gene encoding 1,2-phenylacetyl-CoA epoxidase subunit PaaC, with protein sequence MQQALFNTLIAWADDQLVLGHRLSEWTGKAHALEEELALANMGLDLVGQARNLYQYAAEVEGLGRDEDQLAYLRTEREFRNLLLLERPNTDFAHTVLRQFYYAAFMQRYWAALTHSTDPQIAAIAAKATVEMQYHRRHSAEWVVRLGDGTDESARRMAEAVDSLHRYTDELFDCNADLSALVEAGVAVAPSTIRADWQADIESVFTRATLALPDADVPGQRGGRAGLHTEFLGFLLAEMQYLQRSHPGQTW encoded by the coding sequence ATGCAGCAGGCGCTCTTCAACACCCTGATTGCCTGGGCTGACGACCAGCTCGTGCTCGGCCACCGCCTGAGCGAATGGACCGGCAAGGCGCACGCGCTCGAGGAGGAACTCGCGCTTGCCAACATGGGACTCGACCTGGTCGGTCAGGCCCGCAATCTGTATCAGTACGCCGCAGAAGTCGAGGGGCTCGGCCGCGACGAGGACCAGTTGGCGTACCTGCGCACCGAACGCGAATTCCGCAACCTGCTGCTGCTCGAGCGCCCGAACACCGATTTCGCCCACACCGTGCTGCGTCAGTTCTACTACGCCGCTTTCATGCAACGTTACTGGGCTGCCCTCACGCACTCGACCGACCCACAGATTGCCGCAATTGCCGCCAAGGCGACGGTCGAGATGCAATACCACCGGCGCCACAGTGCCGAGTGGGTGGTGCGACTCGGTGACGGCACGGACGAATCCGCGCGCCGCATGGCCGAGGCCGTCGACAGCCTGCACCGGTACACCGACGAACTGTTCGACTGCAACGCCGATTTGAGCGCCTTGGTCGAAGCGGGTGTCGCGGTTGCCCCGAGCACGATTCGCGCGGACTGGCAGGCGGACATCGAATCCGTTTTCACGCGGGCGACCCTTGCGTTGCCCGACGCCGATGTCCCCGGCCAGCGCGGCGGCCGCGCGGGACTGCACACCGAATTTCTCGGATTCCTGCTCGCCGAAATGCAGTACCTGCAGCGCAGCCACCCGGGCCAGACCTGGTAG
- the paaB gene encoding 1,2-phenylacetyl-CoA epoxidase subunit PaaB: MTTPNTPLWEVFIRARQGLHHRHVGSVHATDATLALQAARDVYTRRGEGVSIWVVPAGAITASDPADKDMLFEPTSDKIYRHPTFYDIPDDVGHM; this comes from the coding sequence GTGACCACGCCCAACACGCCGCTGTGGGAGGTGTTCATCCGCGCACGACAAGGCCTGCACCACCGCCACGTCGGTTCGGTGCACGCAACTGACGCGACGCTGGCCCTGCAGGCTGCACGCGATGTGTACACCCGTCGCGGTGAAGGCGTCTCGATCTGGGTCGTGCCGGCGGGCGCAATCACGGCCTCCGACCCCGCCGACAAGGACATGCTGTTCGAACCGACGTCGGACAAGATCTACCGCCATCCCACGTTCTACGACATCCCGGACGACGTGGGTCACATGTAA
- the paaA gene encoding 1,2-phenylacetyl-CoA epoxidase subunit PaaA — protein MYSQGLIGANGETHEDEAFLDAFQARIDNEEKIEANDPMPAGYRRTLLRQISQHAHSEIVGMLPEGNWITRAPSLKRKAALLAKVQDEGGHGLYLYAAAETLGASRESLIDDMLSGKAKYSSIFNYPTLSWADIGAIGWLVDGAAIMNQIPLCRCSYGPYARAMIRVCKEESFHQRQGYEIVMVLANGSDEQRAMAQDALNRWWWPSLMMFGPHDSESAHGEQSMAWKIKRFSNDDLRQKFVDATVPQAEKLGLTVPDPDLSWNAEKNDGAGGYDFGAIDWDEFWRVVKGDGICNRDRLAARRKTHADGAWVREAAAAYAEKNAARAVALEAAS, from the coding sequence ATGTACTCACAAGGCCTGATTGGTGCCAACGGTGAGACCCACGAGGACGAGGCGTTCCTGGACGCGTTCCAGGCGCGGATCGACAACGAGGAGAAGATCGAAGCCAACGACCCGATGCCAGCGGGATACCGCCGCACCTTGCTCAGGCAGATCAGCCAGCACGCCCATTCCGAGATTGTCGGCATGCTGCCCGAGGGTAACTGGATCACGCGCGCGCCCTCGCTCAAACGCAAGGCCGCGTTGCTCGCCAAGGTCCAGGACGAGGGTGGACATGGCCTGTACCTCTACGCCGCGGCCGAAACCCTGGGCGCCTCGCGCGAATCGCTGATCGACGACATGCTGTCGGGCAAGGCCAAGTACTCGTCGATCTTCAACTACCCCACGTTGAGTTGGGCAGACATCGGCGCGATCGGTTGGTTGGTCGACGGCGCTGCGATCATGAACCAGATTCCGCTGTGCCGGTGCAGTTACGGCCCCTACGCACGCGCCATGATCCGCGTGTGCAAGGAAGAGAGCTTCCACCAGCGCCAGGGCTACGAAATCGTGATGGTGCTGGCCAACGGCTCGGATGAACAACGGGCGATGGCGCAAGACGCACTCAACCGTTGGTGGTGGCCTTCTCTGATGATGTTCGGGCCGCACGACAGCGAATCCGCACACGGCGAGCAATCCATGGCGTGGAAGATCAAGCGGTTCTCCAACGACGATCTGCGCCAGAAGTTTGTCGACGCCACCGTGCCACAAGCCGAGAAACTGGGGCTGACAGTCCCCGACCCGGACCTGTCGTGGAACGCCGAGAAGAACGACGGCGCAGGTGGCTACGACTTCGGGGCAATCGATTGGGATGAGTTCTGGCGAGTGGTCAAAGGTGACGGCATCTGCAACCGCGATCGGCTCGCCGCCCGCCGCAAGACCCACGCAGACGGCGCCTGGGTCAGGGAAGCTGCCGCCGCCTACGCCGAGAAAAACGCCGCACGCGCTGTGGCGCTCGAGGCTGCATCGTGA
- a CDS encoding PaaX family transcriptional regulator C-terminal domain-containing protein: MSSPPRAAADLAARLHRRQPLKAWSLIITFFGDSGLPRGGCVPLSVIVAVLAECGVDATTVRTAIARLTRDGWLVRERRGRRSDYRLDSPGLSTFTDAGERIYARNPPAFAERWALAITTLNAGKGRKQLRSLLRNTGFGALDDTVFLRPENRPMRPLPDAEGVHFLRTETAPGPLPPALLERAFDLVALDALYQQFIADVDPWLEPPAPDDGAQCAALRTLLIHAYRRVVLRDPQLPDDLAPTLVHRARARDTAARLYRRWTPRSEHWLDSATDTPWLADGSATVSARF, from the coding sequence ATGTCTTCTCCGCCCCGCGCTGCCGCAGACCTCGCGGCCCGCTTGCACCGACGGCAGCCGTTGAAGGCCTGGTCGCTCATCATCACTTTCTTCGGCGACAGCGGATTACCGCGAGGCGGGTGTGTGCCGCTGTCGGTGATCGTCGCCGTGCTCGCCGAGTGTGGTGTGGACGCGACAACGGTGCGCACCGCGATCGCGCGCCTTACGCGAGACGGCTGGCTGGTGCGCGAACGCCGGGGACGCCGAAGTGACTACCGGCTCGACTCCCCGGGGTTGTCGACCTTCACCGATGCCGGCGAGCGGATCTACGCGCGCAACCCGCCGGCATTTGCCGAGCGTTGGGCCCTTGCAATCACCACATTGAACGCGGGCAAAGGGCGTAAGCAACTGCGCAGCCTGCTGCGCAATACCGGGTTTGGTGCGCTCGACGACACGGTGTTTCTGCGCCCCGAAAACAGGCCGATGCGCCCACTGCCCGACGCGGAAGGCGTGCATTTTCTGCGCACCGAGACGGCACCTGGCCCCTTGCCACCGGCACTGCTCGAGCGCGCTTTCGACCTGGTTGCACTCGATGCGCTCTACCAACAGTTCATCGCAGACGTCGACCCCTGGCTCGAACCACCTGCCCCCGACGACGGCGCTCAGTGCGCGGCCCTGCGCACCTTGTTGATCCACGCCTACCGACGTGTCGTGCTGCGCGACCCGCAGCTGCCGGATGATCTGGCGCCGACGCTGGTGCACCGCGCAAGGGCCCGCGACACCGCGGCTCGCCTCTACCGCCGCTGGACGCCCCGGAGCGAACACTGGCTGGACAGCGCCACCGACACACCGTGGCTCGCGGACGGTTCAGCCACGGTCTCGGCACGCTTCTAG
- a CDS encoding P-II family nitrogen regulator, whose protein sequence is MKLIQAIIKPFKQSDVRDALAEIGVTGMTVTDVKGFGRQKGHTELYRGAEYVVDFLPKLKVEVAVSDDIADAAVTAIQTAANTDRIGDGKIFVLPLEAAVRIRTGETSDAAL, encoded by the coding sequence ATGAAGCTGATTCAAGCCATCATCAAGCCCTTCAAGCAAAGCGACGTGCGCGACGCACTCGCCGAGATCGGTGTCACCGGCATGACCGTCACCGACGTCAAGGGTTTTGGTCGCCAGAAGGGCCACACCGAGCTCTATCGTGGCGCGGAATACGTCGTCGACTTCCTGCCGAAGTTGAAAGTGGAAGTGGCCGTCAGCGACGACATCGCGGACGCGGCCGTCACCGCCATCCAGACCGCGGCGAACACCGACCGCATCGGGGATGGAAAAATCTTCGTATTGCCACTTGAGGCCGCCGTGCGCATCCGCACGGGTGAGACCTCCGACGCTGCACTGTAA